CTAAATACCCTGATTTTCGTGCAACATATtgcaacatatttaaataaattgtgttcagaataacttaaatttattcatcGACATTCATCAGTGCCGCAACTATGAACTAGATCCGTGTGCGAGAATTTATTTTGAGAAcccaaattaatatatttaaaatataaggaaGTTTAAGTTACTTTATTACCTAGTTATTACTTTTCATTAACCATATCtaacaaatcaatattaatgTAACATACCTACTccactaatgtaaaattaaaataactgaaataataggtcgtacaatttttttctataaaaattagGTATACCGTGTTAttgcaatcaaaataaattatcttaaataaCTATATCTTAAATCATTCgttgacatattaatataatattaatataattatatataaaccaAAATTGGGTTAGTTttactcagactgcgtaaacgcaTTTTGTCCAAGTTGTACTtaagtgtgtaagacggagacaacacatgcgggtgtttCAGTAGCGTACGCAGAATTTTAGTTCGGTTAGGGTTTTAAGTTTCAactgagtaaataatttacattatttttttctcatcagtttttatataacaaattatagttaatCTCAAATTTAGTCTACATTTACAGTGTTTTACCTGGTCATCTATATTGATTAAAGCCTATTCGGGCCGTAATAAACATGGTAATAATATTCGATAGACGATGATACACCATCGATTTTGGCAGACGTTTAGCAATGTTCTAAATCagctaaaaaaaaactgaaactgTGATTATTGAAGTCTTTATCATATTcaccaatttattttatatctattaaaaatgaccaataatttatttgtgtgtaCCAAAATGGtggtaaataagtttttttgtataaaaaagaaatttcgaGGGGTGGGGGGGTCAGAACCCTAGAACCTACGTACGCCATTGAGTGTGACCTCCTCTTATATAAGAGTGAATCGATCTATTACCAAATTTATAAGTAAGCTCTTACTACTCGTATTATCTTACCTAACCTGTGGTGACtcgtagatttttttttaattttgattttaaagcaatagttatgagtattttaaaatgcacaaacAAACAAGGCCTAGTGTGGCGTGGTGGTTAGCTAGAGTCACTAATGTGTGCTGCTGTCAAACATCTTCCGGCGTCACTATAACTCCCGAATGGCTGATGGGATGACCACCCAGGTTTTTAGTAACGAGTCCTCGCCCCACATCACGTGTTCCTCAACCAAccataaccccccccccccgtcgCCCCTACATAATGCTAATGGATGTGGTCGCTGatgcttaagttcaataaacaaaaaaaaaaatacaaaacaatttacaattttaaaatattcataacttgcattaaaataaaaatataaaaaacctatgaggttcactaaataatattcttacttctaaatttgataataggtcaattcgctcCAATATTAATCATGAAATCATGCCAGAGTTAAATGGATTAGGTATTCAGAACGTACAATTTTCCATGTTACGCGTTTGGAAGACAGAGATAGTGTAGCGTCTTCTTAACCATTATCACAAGCCACTACAACTTACTTATACTGTTGCATCGGAATTtccatacaaattaaatactgaTATCATACGATATACCCTTACAATCTCGATGGGCTGCTCGAAATATGGGCCGAGTGTTTGGtcgcaattttatttttatatgataattattaattagcgcAAGCTGTAGAGAACATATAATTGAATAGAATTATTAAACCACAGAGTACCTGTAGCTATAATCAAACTTAAGACATCCTAAACTCGGTAAAACTCGGTGGGCCGATTCCTGTCCTATCCGACGCTGCGTATTAATAgactaaaaaaatcaattattaatgataaaattcgTGGTCTGCAATTCtacaaaatttgtaaattattttatattatattatattttagttgcttGCGCACTGGCTTTGACACCCTTAAGGGGTAGTGGGGTACCACACCGattttaatctattatataaattttagtgtacctacccattatattatataatacatttatttttcgaattaaaaaattaagtaatttagactttatgtaaaacaatttataagtaaaaaaaagaaatcatttaatggaaaataatacatttataaaagatTTTGCGATTGCATTATTgcgaaagttaaaaaaaatgcctaTAATCTATTCCAAAACCGGTTTTGCAGGTGGCCGCCGTGGTGTTACTTATAtttggaatagagtatagttttaattttgaatacttgATAAATGATAACAGTCGTTATCAGTCAGTGTCAGACCGTTACACACggattaatttattaatccGTGCCGTTacatttattaggtacattttaacaACTCACAAGAcagatttctatatattattgtagtatagaAATCTGTGCAAGACAGTATCAGTTGTAGTCTTAGGGCttagaccatattattatactatattatgatctaaggttgtagcaaaatatactataaaattactattacctatttaatattatacgaatataatacgaTTGTATATACAGATATTGAGATATACTATATGGCATTTTGTGTTACGTACCTATTATCTATGTACAACGTAGCACACGTTTCTAGAAGTATTGacgatataattaataaggcaattagtataatataacatgctgAGGTCATTGTAAGAGCGtagtataaaacaattaagcTATAAAAATGTCGTCACATGTCTCTCCTCGGGAAAGTCAATACTCATACGGAAGGATGCGAGTCGACCAGAATACCAAGTACAAGACCCGAACTCTGCCTTATGACCGAATTTGGCCACTACTATgaccacccactccaaaggacaccatcatatatatatatatatatatatgagccCATGACAAGAGCTCGTCAGACGGTTAGGGATACCCAAGACACTTAGAGACAGGTCGTAAACACCACTCGAAGtcttagtttatattattgtaattttgtactttgttaaataaacacacatcataACCAAGTACATCAAGTCATCAAGTATTCAtttctgcgttgatgtatatatcgacgtcaGTTAGGACGTAACATTTGCATGACAAATTAGTTTGTCTAATTTGTCATGGCACCTATTTTGGTTGTGGGCTTGTAGCAtgacatatcaatataataccaTGATCACGATcagatagtactatcttaaattGTGATCAATGATCAGGAGTTCATGAGTTACAGAGTtgacatattttgtacatatttatagTCACTAGTCAGTAGTCACTGTGTCTTGCCTAAATGTCTATATAGTATTATCACagattaagtaaaaatgtaataagttgtatcattgattataaatactagtatttataatcaatggttgtaTTAACAAATCTGtgataggtaataggtattataacattaatataatattataaattaatttatgagttatgactcgTGTTCCTACATCTTGTCGACAGTAGTTAACTTGTTATCGCCTATCGGTAGTTACgggtttgtaatatatttttatgtaataggtaggtaggtacctaattaattcaCAAATATTGTTGTTCTCTTGATAGTTATTACTACTTAGGTATTAAGTTATTATCCGTAGACAACCGTTTAAactcataattttatattgttatgcaATTTTTAAATCCATATTACATGTCTACATAATTGGTTAGAAATctgatttaatattgaataagtaccaaataagtaataatatattattgcaactCTACCTAAATAAATTGTTCTTTGTTTATAAAGCTTatgtaagtattaatattttcattgaattgATTTCTTCTTTTTCTTTGTGTTTTCCATTGAAACCCGCTTGACAAATCTCTCTCTATTTCTTTCTGTCGATTGCTGCTAAACTCTACTGCAAACCAGAACACCAGGTTACACTTTTTCCACGTCATACCGCTAGGTTATTCCTTCAAGGTGGTAGATAGTTACTAAATATTCTTGTGTCCTTTCCGAATTTAATCTTTTTGCAATTTTCTTATAATAGGTATCTGGCCTTTTGAAAAGCTTATTCAATTCCTCATTATTCCTTTTTCTCTGTACTCCTGTCTAAATGTTGACATAGCGGCCTTTTATTCTTCTCAAAATGTTCCTTTCAAATACAACTAATCTTAATTCCTCCATTTGTCTAAGTGGTTATGTCTCTGGtgcatttaaaacaatttgacaTATCAACGTTAACTACATCACgcaaaaattttaagaaaataaaaaaatatttttatcgtccATGAAAGTTACTGccttacaaaaacaaaacaaatttatagaaatatacaaATGTACAGAAACCGCAACCTAAAATAAAACCTCGATATCAGTATGCTAAACTTATGAGAGATCCTAGTTATACCAACTCTGTGTAAACGCATTTTCAGCATTCAGTCCCCTCCCTCCGCCCAAATAAAATTCTGACTACAGAACTGCTAGAAAATTAATCTAACTTAATGATAatccaaatgtattttagagTATTCGACTTAAATTTTCCACTTCCTTTATAGGAACCTATCAAAAAcattgttatttgtataattgtatattataactaggcaataatattactattatattataatagtactatttAGTCATTTAGAACAGGGACCTGCAGgatatcttttaaatattggttCACTTTGATAGTTAAGTTCTAACTCTCAAATCAAACAATATCCAAATTTcacaaacttattatttttttctattataattgtttctgttaattaattaatactattttataatttatttattagttttaggtacctattcattaatatagtttttttttatgtctagcTACCTATAACTGAATATGTTGACAGTACCAAAAACTAAATATGAACCAGGAAGAACTGAATTGGCTACGGAATCATTTTTAATCAAGCCAAATTTGAAAGGTGATTGGTTAAACTTTTTTATGTTACTTTTACTTTACACTATGCAAGGCTTGCCTTTGGGTTTATCTTCAGCTATACCGATACTTTTACAAAGCAAGAAAGATACATCGTACCAAGatcaagtaaattaaaatataatgttcatattaattaattctaattaatatttatgaaattgtatacttcaccaataacaattaatttttttgttgcagGCTTTATTTAGTTTAGTTATATGGCCATTTAGTTTGAAACTCTTATGGGCTCCGTTATTGGATTCACTATATGTACAAAAGATTGGAAAGCGAAAATCATGGCTCATACCTGTTCAATATTTAATTGGTAGTGTAAAGGtttttggaatatatttttttttactttgattttttatgtttaataggaacaatattactttatttgGGTAACAGCATTGATATCTTGTTACCTGAAAAAGGAAAACCAAACGTTATGGTACTGGTATATCTCTTCTTTATTACAAACTTCTTATCCGCCACTCAGGATATAGCTGTTGATGGTTGGGCTTTGACAATGctgaaaaagtaaattttattattttaaattttatattcaagagaatagtttttgataattataattgcatACAGGAATAACGTAGGCTACGCATCTACATGCAATACATCTGGTCAAATAATAGGTGTGATGATTGGTTCTGTATCTACCATCCTGTTTACGTCTGAAAACTTTAGCAATAAATACTTACGAATTACCACTGGTGTAGAAGGAATTGTGTCTATGAAAAGTAAGAATTTAAATTCATCATTAGTGCATAAAccgtattagtataataaatatagatatttaaaacattaaaagtgTTGACTTTTAggttattaatgattttataagaaataaaaataatacttatgtaTGTTTCTTACAGTTACATCAATTTTATCTACAAAGAAAGTAAAAATGccataatgtataattaacttaaatgtaaaaaagcACACATAGGACAGAGACCAGATATTGaactattaacataatttatatatttaaatacatttaaaattgtatcgaaTCACAAGTCAGTAAAGTCTACATTTCTTGTGGCTAGAAATAGTCACTAActtgtatgtaatttttttaatgattttaagcATAAGTGCAAGCAGATATTCTTGGGAGGTtagtcatagataatataagtatttatatttaaacaagtaacaactattCTGGAGAAGAGCTGTGGaccttacatttattttaaccaCATACTATCAAACATAAACGTTAACCTCTCAAGAAaatcacataaaaaaattatttataaatttacagttattaattaagaGGCTACAAGTATGTAGTAACTATAAACTCTGTCTCATATAAGAGTAACCTCAGGCTGCAGACTTCTGTGCACAACTGTGGATATGGATGTGTCTTATGTATGTCAACTGtccattttattattctaacaaaagtttaatttatgttttgataAGCGTTTTTTTGGCCGTGtcaaaaatttatttatcaagGAATGCTGTTTGACCAAACCAGACAAAAATCAGTTGTTGCCTGCAACTACTCTTATATGAAACGGAGTATAGTAGGAATTAGTCTCGTCCATactaagaatataataaatattataagatatataatcatttttttatagctGGTATATTTGTTTCCAAATCaaatgttattacttaatagttaatttagtacctatataataagcttaacacttttattattatgcataacccttctaatatatattacactttATAAAAGTTCATAAGGAttgattttattacataattttattttagattatgaatttaaaatgtataatgtatataaagttaattctaaaatttttgatcgtttttaatttaattccataacattatacttactattttgtTTACTTATAAGCATAAGCGTGAATACAGGGTAAACAAGGAAGGCAGTTGAATAACCTTGATTACCCtgtgtttaaaaacaattgaatattttaaccctttcactgtTACACTATTTATCCACGGCAATCGGTGTATgctacgtaaaataaaatatttattttttatttttaagatttaaattttgagaTCCATATGATCTaactatttaagtttaaaataggtaatgcAAACCATGGTCTCCAAAACTTGTATGGTTACCGGAAaatgagaatattatataatacaaggACATAAGAGTACGTCTGGAGCAGTGATGGTGTAATTATTTAGGACGTAATAGTATGGAgcagtgaaagggttaaaatcaatcttatataatatacattttaaacctaaacataatattttattcaagtgAATCTTAGTACTGTATCACGGTGGCTTGGTAAATTTCATAAATCTATTGAAAGTAGTTGgcttattttttactaaattatgataaaaaaatggttttactgTGTATCTATACTTACtgtacacttttaatttttaaatttgtatagcttTGTTATACATTTGGGGTATTCAATTTATGTTAATAACAACAATGATTGCTatattcaaaaaagaaaaagataatACACTAGAAGATGGCTATGTAAAACTCAATATCTCTAAGACATATTCACTATTATGGGATATTATGAAGCTTCCAAGTATACAAATATTGGCAATTGCTTTATTAACAGCAAGGGTAAATATAGTCAAagcaaatttaaaactttttactcacttctatatactataaaattactatacattgtttaattgttttaacatttagATTGTACATCTTAAATTTcttaacttaaaaatgtaataggaaaacaaaaatttgaattgtCACTATGCATTATAttccaacaattattattgtatttaagaattattgaaataataatgtcataaaaacacagtaacaattttatttgattgtagaattctattaattttaataaataaaattctttaataaaGATTGGATTTGCTGCAACAGACAGTATATCAACTTTAAAACTTATTGATGCTGGTGTATCAAAAGATGACATTATGGTTATAAACACTGCAATGTATGTcgtaaaaatgattataccGTTAATTATAGCAAAGTACACTTCAGGACCAAAACCATTAAGTTTATATCTAAAAGTGACACCTATCAGGTAttgttaacaattattttctataggattaattaatatagttcgTATTGGAAATTCCATCtcgtaacattaaaaaataaagttgttgCAACAcagcaaaaataatatattttcttataacattattattttaatatttattaaatttgcattacttatataatttagttataagtaaatataagtaaatattccATAAATAAGTtagaaatcagaaaaaaaataagattacttcaataaataaaaaaaatataggtacttcccACTAATAAAtgtttgcattaatatttttgcattcATAGATCAGCTCATGATACATAAAAGTacataataagtaaaatgttaaactttatTATTGTTAGATTAAATCCAATCCCCTGtctgaaaatgtttaatgttactCATTACGGTAAAAacatgcttataaattataactttgtaTTTCAGATTACTTTGgaacattgtatttattgtattaatatactatacgcCAAAAATTATAACAACTAATGGGATTGTAAATATTCCAATATATTACTATGcaatcttaatatttatattatcaatacaagaagtaagttgaatatatttagaaatttagaattaatacttaaaataaactttatccTATTTTACTAGGAGACATGATTATTATAaagcttttataatttaatacatttattttttactaaaataagttacaaaaaatagtaaaattaatttatcttttttgtaGGTCCTTTCATACATGATGTTTGTAGCTATATTAGCCTTTTTCTCTCGGATAAGTGATCCTCATTTTGGTGGAACTTACATGACATTATTGAATACACTTTCCAATTTAGGATTTGTATGGTCATCTACTGTAGCACTTCAATTGGTTGATTTGTTAACATCAAAAGAATGCTCATTTGACTCCATGAATAATTGTTCTACATTAGATCTTCAAAATGTAAGACATTCTAAaactaattattgataaatttaatttactctattttattaattaggtacctataatattaactatatttatatatatatatgtattttttttttttattacattttaatcttattatattttttttttttagatttgtaaAGCTAATGAGGGCAATTGTATTGTTACAGTTAATGGCTATTACGTTGAAATTATTCCCTGTACAGTCATTGGAATTGCTtggtacatttattttagaaatatcttaaaaaatctTCAAATTAGAAGTCCTTCTCATTGGTTGGTAAATGTGAATAAAACAGATATAGAAAATATTGAAGAGTCATACCCTTTGGCTGTAACAGTGTAATGTTATTGTGTGTTTAACTAGGTATTAATTTGATCAAATAACATAAGTCAGTGGTGGATCCCAAGGGGGGAGGGAATTTTcgaaatttaattacattttcccTCCCCCCCACCTTGTATCCGCCACTGACTTAACTTCATTATTGCATAGAATGACATTACCTTTTGGCTTCTGATTTTATCAGTACCATTGATATTGGAGgtattaatatgattttgataatttaatatttattttcattaaaaatcatcataccagtgtataattaatatattatatatttatagttttttgatCTTATctattgtacaattttaaattattcaacggattaaaattatatatttttattacttattatattattaataaataaaaaaaaaataatcataatttatttgaagtatataacttatttacaatttatttgccTTATTTCTCTAAATGATTTCTAATAAGAGTATGAGTAAAAGTATTCtgctgttattaattaatagtattagttttagttaaatatatatttataatttattattgaatagtcTCAAGTAGTTACTAAGGTGTTACTaaggattttaaaataaaccaattacctaatttgaaaaaaagtattttaattttccatttcataaaatgttttataatataattataacacaaattGGGTACTAATTGTATCTACTACTTGAATAATTGAGTATGGCACTggatcacaataataattaataagaattttaCTACTTTAGTAAAGTGAATTGTATCAGTATATTCTTattggaatattttaaaatgaatagagagttatacctattatattattacctattgtacatatttgttaaaataaaacactaaacttatgtaattatgttttaataaaggcaatataataatgacaaaaaaagaGTGGgtcaattgaataattaattaaatcattatataattgtattattttaaattggtgGTTCTAGTTCCATCCAATAAGTGTTGAAGTAATGCAATAGTTGGTCCGGCTCCGGGTCTTGGTCcaaacacacaaaaaaagaaGTTTCATCAAATTAAGTCTAGAAAATAAGATACCTATCATTTATCagaatattgtacaaaataccTAGCTTCTAGCCCCTAGGTATATGGTTTAGTGTTTTATCTcagattatataaaactaaaattatataatctgTAACGCACGGACTAATGTATCTTAATTCTTAAGTCCGTGCACGATTTAGGAATAAAGACattaagacaataatattatattaaccatgacaaattaaatttgtgtgGCTGTTTCCGCGTCCGACgcgtatttacttattttcgCATCCTATGCTGTGATTGGtccaaatattgataatatcttATCATTACCTAAtaccaaaaattcaaatttaaacttatttttaattaaaacataatttggtgaacAGAAATGTTTCAGTATTAtcttgtaattaatataaatattaaatactagtatttataatctggtattaatgtattatattagtatatatactatattacaaataatgtaaatcagttgttcttatattattattaatatttaaaagcaaaaagtataaaattctataaatcacaaagtataatgtaagtattattaaatacagagTCATATGTGTTTGTTAAGTTATTaatcaaaagttattttacaGATACTGCAaaaccatatttatttttttaatgttgttttaacAGACACACTTAAAATGAAACCACTCTAAGCATCTATTGCaacaaattgaattatttgatGAATCCTCGTTGCAAGATTTACATATCCATGTTGGATTTATCCGCTTTATCTCAACTTGAGTAATTGTTCGATTAGTACTTTCTAAACGATTATTAGTTAGGAGAATTTGTTAAAGCCAAGTTGTGTATGTCTTTtaaagttattactttattatgttGTGCCATAAACTCATCctgtagaatttttttattcactttCATTGCCACTAATTTTGATGCTATTGAAATTTGTCATGATATTAATCGTGGTCAGTCACTATTTTACGTACTGTTTTATATCTGTGCTCAGAACAATCCTATAAAGCGCTAGTAGTCCATAATCGTGGGGCCTTAGATCATATGATCTAAGCGTGGGgcaaacatagataatataagattatattatctatggggacaaagtcaaaaaatgttaaaaagatAAGGTggtgataaatgataacaattAACATTCAGCAACTTCTGATAACTTACGCATTCGGCCGGTGTGAACTTCGAAGTGCGAACGTCCGCGTCTCTATACACagcataaaaactattttgtttgttgaaaaatttaatttctagttttccgAGTTTTCGCAATAGACTCACAAGACACAAGTcacatagacctataaactagtTTATAGCTGGTCTATGACAAGTCACCACTCATGGCTTGTTTATTGTCCAGTGCTAtgctataataattacaaaagacatttttaattttagaatttatagcAATATCAcagatatatgatatatatatatatgtaacaatatagaatattataaaatacttatttatattattttatagattttaataataagttataatatgtacattatagaaccattaatataaatacgttTCTTACTTTCTTATgcttaattattagttaattgtGTTTGCTACTGGTCATCATAAAATTGCAATCAACATGTCAGGTAATGATGAATATGTCGATGTAATGACTTCCaggttagtatttttttttattaatacttttaattaaattataaattgataggtagtagaaaataaacaatactgatgtaaataataaaatgttgttttagtCCACCTCTAACAACTAGGACAACTTTACAAAGTTCaggaataaagaaaaaaaaagtaaaaaataataaagacaatCCAGGATCAAGTGATGAAGAACGTTGGTTAAAAGCAATTGAAACTGGTAAATTGGACGAAGTTGATGATGAgttgaagaaaattaaaaaaaaggatCCAAAAATGATGACCGCTAGACAAAGAGCAATGTTTGACAGAAAGTCTGATAAAGAATTCACTGAAGAACTGGTTGCATTGCCTTCTGGtttggaattaaaatttttactattttaatcaaatttctaatcatttaataattatagggtATCGGGAAAAGGTATTAACCCCAGAAATGTTGcaaaaaaaagctattaaatcacaaaaaagaaaacaacaAGCAGATGAAAAAagagaaaatgataaaaaacgAACCATGGAAAGATTGTTGAAAAAACATGAAAgcaaatctaaaacaaatgccAAAGGCCGGATGGCAAGAAcaactgttaataatattatttacattagtaAAAATGATAAAGTGTCTTTAATGTTTCCAGAAGGTGTTGAGTTTCCTCTcaaaaaatcttttattaagtatgtttaattatttaaactttttaattattactcaaTAGCAATATTTTCACATccaattttatacttttaggtCAAAAACCTATTAGGCTCAACCCTATTTctgtttaaatacttatatacatatacagtgttattcaccaaacatgctcgcccccatttttcctttaataattaatttattcaaattctgatttttgaaatttttaaatgtactcagaccatattatttttaaattcttaaatagtttttgtactacttaaggagtgtcctgtgtcgatataaatttctgttttttaaatgaaaacctccttttttactgtaaattatttagtgtatgatttttttgaaaatgttgatatatctTATTCAAAATTCAGTTgagtagtttcttagttattaaagtGTTTATTtcaaggataatagtccttaaaaaatggttttacatatatataaagtagatgaaaaattggatctagtatttattaaacttgggcaaacttacaaattattaatattaatctatcaatattaataatttttaaaaatagcaaattttcaAATCACTATTGCCCCATATCTCCATATCTTATAAACCCTTAACTGTGGACTTTTTATTCTTAGAAgattaagttaaataactcaaaaggTTCTcgtacaaatt
Above is a window of Metopolophium dirhodum isolate CAU chromosome 3, ASM1992520v1, whole genome shotgun sequence DNA encoding:
- the LOC132941912 gene encoding INO80 complex subunit B, which produces MSGNDEYVDVMTSSPPLTTRTTLQSSGIKKKKVKNNKDNPGSSDEERWLKAIETGKLDEVDDELKKIKKKDPKMMTARQRAMFDRKSDKEFTEELVALPSGYREKVLTPEMLQKKAIKSQKRKQQADEKRENDKKRTMERLLKKHESKSKTNAKGRMARTTVNNIIYISKNDKVSLMFPEGVEFPLKKSFIKLPPAQNMCGVDGCENPRKYSCSRTGVPLCSLQCYNANQLNIWNTVC
- the LOC132941585 gene encoding acetyl-coenzyme A transporter 1-like isoform X2, with product MLTVPKTKYEPGRTELATESFLIKPNLKGDWLNFFMLLLLYTMQGLPLGLSSAIPILLQSKKDTSYQDQALFSLVIWPFSLKLLWAPLLDSLYVQKIGKRKSWLIPVQYLIGTILLYLGNSIDILLPEKGKPNVMVLVYLFFITNFLSATQDIAVDGWALTMLKKNNVGYASTCNTSGQIIGVMIGSVSTILFTSENFSNKYLRITTGVEGIVSMKTLLYIWGIQFMLITTMIAIFKKEKDNTLEDGYVKLNISKTYSLLWDIMKLPSIQILAIALLTARIGFAATDSISTLKLIDAGVSKDDIMVINTAMYVVKMIIPLIIAKYTSGPKPLSLYLKVTPIRLLWNIVFIVLIYYTPKIITTNGIVNIPIYYYAILIFILSIQEVLSYMMFVAILAFFSRISDPHFGGTYMTLLNTLSNLGFVWSSTVALQLVDLLTSKECSFDSMNNCSTLDLQNLMAITLKLFPVQSLELLGTFILEIS
- the LOC132941585 gene encoding acetyl-coenzyme A transporter 1-like isoform X1 is translated as MLTVPKTKYEPGRTELATESFLIKPNLKGDWLNFFMLLLLYTMQGLPLGLSSAIPILLQSKKDTSYQDQALFSLVIWPFSLKLLWAPLLDSLYVQKIGKRKSWLIPVQYLIGTILLYLGNSIDILLPEKGKPNVMVLVYLFFITNFLSATQDIAVDGWALTMLKKNNVGYASTCNTSGQIIGVMIGSVSTILFTSENFSNKYLRITTGVEGIVSMKTLLYIWGIQFMLITTMIAIFKKEKDNTLEDGYVKLNISKTYSLLWDIMKLPSIQILAIALLTARIGFAATDSISTLKLIDAGVSKDDIMVINTAMYVVKMIIPLIIAKYTSGPKPLSLYLKVTPIRLLWNIVFIVLIYYTPKIITTNGIVNIPIYYYAILIFILSIQEVLSYMMFVAILAFFSRISDPHFGGTYMTLLNTLSNLGFVWSSTVALQLVDLLTSKECSFDSMNNCSTLDLQNICKANEGNCIVTVNGYYVEIIPCTVIGIAWYIYFRNILKNLQIRSPSHWLVNVNKTDIENIEESYPLAVTV